A single Aminobacterium mobile DSM 12262 DNA region contains:
- the gatC gene encoding Asp-tRNA(Asn)/Glu-tRNA(Gln) amidotransferase subunit GatC, with product MMAVEAEDIRHVAALARLEISEEEVKAMHQHFEKIMAYFNRLSELDLQGIDAFALKVDEEIPWREDVEIDSSVREEALNEAPYRHGDFFRVPRIVEEE from the coding sequence ATGATGGCTGTCGAGGCAGAAGATATCAGGCATGTAGCTGCGCTCGCCCGATTGGAGATCAGCGAAGAAGAGGTTAAAGCCATGCATCAGCATTTTGAAAAAATTATGGCTTACTTCAATCGACTTAGCGAACTGGATCTTCAGGGTATAGATGCATTTGCCTTAAAGGTAGATGAAGAGATTCCCTGGAGAGAAGATGTAGAGATAGACAGCTCCGTGAGAGAAGAGGCTCTTAACGAAGCTCCTTATCGTCATGGAGACTTTTTCAGAGTCCCCCGGATAGTAGAGGAGGAGTAA
- the ligA gene encoding NAD-dependent DNA ligase LigA gives MDREEARKRIEALRDELNHHAYLYYVLDSPVVEDDVYDSLIKELVHLEELFPEFDDPDSPTHRVGGAALDRFEKVVHESPLLSLDNALSKEELWPFFDRVSEALGLAGLEYICELKIDGLAVSLLYEDGVFVRGATRGDGRIGEDVTANLRTIRSLPLKLREAIPGRLEVRGEVLMTREQFAALNEEREEAEEPLFANPRNAAAGSLRQLDPSVTASRKLSIFLYHLIDPEAYGLENQSQILGWLLRLGFPVQKAWCVCKDRKDVDGFIEKWRENRFHLPYATDGVVVKVNQVGLWKDLGTTAKAPRWAVAFKYPPEEKVSRILEIEVSVGRTGTLTPVAHLEPVHLAGSIVKRASLHNEDEIRRKDVRVGDRVRVRKAGEIIPEVVSVVLEDRDGSEKVFNMPETCPACGSPVVRIPGEVALRCPNRASCPAQLREGIAHFASRAAMDIRGLGTKLIAQLVERQMVRNMADLFALRRDDLLTLNRMGNKSVENLLQAIEKSKSRSLSQVMTALGIRLVGQKVADILANNFRSIEKLRNTPEEELSTIDGVGPKIAASIRAFFHDKANEEMLRHLEEAGVTMAVAEEVEEGPVPFEGKRFVFTGELQSMTRDNAEGIVKKLGGDFSSSVSRKTSIVVAGPGAGSKLQKARELGVTVIDEDEFLKMIHPYVGDK, from the coding sequence GTGGATCGTGAAGAAGCGAGGAAACGAATAGAAGCCCTTCGTGACGAACTTAATCATCACGCATATCTTTATTATGTACTTGACAGCCCTGTTGTTGAAGACGATGTGTATGACAGCCTCATTAAAGAGCTGGTCCATCTAGAAGAGCTGTTTCCAGAGTTCGACGATCCAGACTCTCCTACACACAGAGTGGGAGGGGCTGCTCTTGACCGGTTTGAAAAAGTAGTTCATGAATCTCCACTTTTAAGTCTCGATAACGCGCTATCGAAAGAGGAGCTATGGCCTTTCTTTGATCGAGTTTCTGAAGCGCTGGGGCTTGCCGGTCTGGAGTATATTTGTGAACTTAAGATAGACGGTCTTGCCGTTTCTCTTCTTTACGAAGATGGAGTTTTTGTTCGAGGGGCAACTCGTGGAGATGGCCGGATTGGCGAAGATGTAACGGCTAATTTGCGGACAATTCGCTCTCTCCCCCTTAAATTACGAGAAGCAATTCCCGGGCGTCTGGAAGTCCGTGGCGAGGTGTTAATGACGAGGGAACAGTTTGCTGCTTTGAACGAGGAGCGAGAGGAGGCGGAGGAGCCTCTTTTTGCCAACCCCAGAAATGCTGCGGCTGGAAGTTTGAGGCAGCTGGATCCTTCTGTTACGGCGTCACGAAAACTCTCGATTTTTCTTTACCACCTCATTGATCCAGAAGCCTACGGCCTTGAGAACCAGTCACAAATTTTAGGGTGGCTGCTCCGCTTAGGTTTTCCCGTACAGAAGGCCTGGTGTGTGTGTAAAGATCGAAAAGATGTAGATGGCTTCATAGAAAAGTGGCGAGAAAATCGTTTCCATCTTCCTTATGCTACCGACGGAGTGGTGGTAAAGGTCAATCAGGTGGGTCTTTGGAAGGATTTAGGCACAACGGCGAAAGCTCCTCGATGGGCCGTTGCCTTTAAATATCCGCCAGAAGAAAAAGTGAGTCGTATCTTGGAAATCGAGGTATCAGTGGGGCGAACAGGGACTCTTACTCCTGTCGCCCATCTGGAACCTGTACATTTGGCAGGGAGCATAGTCAAGCGAGCGAGTCTTCATAATGAAGATGAGATACGGCGAAAAGATGTTCGAGTTGGCGATAGGGTACGGGTTCGTAAGGCAGGAGAGATAATACCTGAAGTTGTTAGCGTAGTTTTAGAGGATAGGGACGGTTCAGAGAAAGTTTTTAACATGCCTGAAACCTGTCCAGCCTGCGGTTCTCCTGTGGTGCGGATCCCCGGCGAGGTGGCCCTGCGATGTCCGAACCGAGCGTCTTGTCCTGCCCAGCTCCGGGAAGGCATAGCTCATTTTGCGTCGAGAGCTGCTATGGACATTCGAGGGCTTGGAACGAAATTGATAGCGCAGCTTGTGGAACGGCAGATGGTCCGAAATATGGCCGATTTATTTGCTCTCCGCCGCGACGATCTCCTGACGTTAAATCGCATGGGAAACAAGTCGGTAGAAAATTTGCTTCAGGCTATTGAAAAATCTAAAAGCCGATCATTGTCGCAGGTTATGACGGCCCTTGGCATTCGCCTTGTAGGACAGAAAGTAGCCGATATTTTGGCGAATAACTTTAGAAGTATTGAGAAACTCAGAAATACGCCGGAAGAGGAGCTTTCCACTATCGATGGGGTAGGTCCTAAGATAGCTGCGTCTATCCGGGCTTTTTTTCATGACAAGGCTAACGAAGAGATGCTCCGTCACCTTGAAGAAGCGGGCGTCACTATGGCTGTTGCGGAAGAGGTAGAGGAGGGCCCTGTCCCTTTTGAAGGGAAGCGTTTTGTCTTTACAGGTGAACTTCAGTCCATGACGAGAGACAATGCCGAAGGTATTGTTAAAAAACTTGGCGGAGATTTTTCTTCGAGTGTCAGTCGAAAAACTTCTATAGTTGTGGCAGGGCCAGGGGCAGGCAGCAAGCTCCAAAAAGCGCGGGAACTTGGGGTTACGGTAATTGATGAAGATGAGTTTTTGAAGATGATACACCCATACGTGGGTGATAAATAG
- a CDS encoding tRNA dihydrouridine synthase has translation MKETCQVKNKTFGGLRTIGGIPLDSPLILAPLAGVTIPPLRLFFKKIGAAAVHTEMVSCSGLIRENEKTSRMLSICPGEQPTILQLFAGDVETLVRGAEKALHNAPDRFAALGINMACPMPKVLKKGAGSRLLEFPDKAVSMVEELKKMGLPVWVKIRICPEFLPYSTSYFCEELLRAGADNICLHGRTPAQRYSGTANREKIAEIAHSFPGYISASGDVFSVEDVEKYLEAGCVTVFIARGALKDPFIFPQTLAALGFSVDNRLLCPSIDLKISMMVELGDHIAEETSPRLAEILVKRLLSGMFKGTPGIAEFRRESAGIHGWKEMKQLMGSCGHYLERREVMCRPM, from the coding sequence ATGAAAGAAACGTGCCAAGTAAAGAATAAAACCTTTGGAGGACTACGAACTATAGGAGGAATTCCCCTGGATTCTCCTCTTATTTTGGCCCCTCTAGCTGGCGTAACAATTCCGCCGCTCAGGCTCTTTTTTAAAAAAATTGGAGCCGCGGCTGTCCATACAGAAATGGTGAGTTGTTCCGGACTGATACGGGAGAATGAGAAGACGTCTCGTATGCTCTCTATTTGTCCTGGCGAGCAGCCCACAATCTTACAGCTTTTTGCAGGGGATGTGGAAACGTTAGTTCGAGGAGCAGAGAAGGCCCTTCATAATGCTCCAGACCGCTTCGCAGCCCTAGGCATTAATATGGCATGCCCTATGCCGAAAGTGTTGAAAAAAGGGGCGGGTTCCCGATTACTTGAGTTCCCCGACAAGGCTGTATCCATGGTGGAGGAACTGAAAAAAATGGGCCTGCCAGTGTGGGTAAAAATAAGAATATGTCCCGAGTTTTTACCATATTCGACATCTTATTTTTGTGAGGAACTTCTTCGTGCAGGTGCTGATAATATATGTCTCCATGGTCGGACTCCTGCACAGCGATATTCTGGAACGGCAAATAGAGAAAAAATAGCTGAAATAGCCCATTCTTTCCCCGGGTATATAAGCGCGAGTGGAGATGTTTTTTCGGTAGAAGACGTAGAAAAGTATCTCGAAGCAGGGTGTGTTACGGTTTTTATTGCCCGAGGAGCACTGAAAGATCCCTTTATCTTCCCTCAAACACTGGCAGCTTTGGGCTTTTCGGTGGATAATAGATTGTTATGTCCCTCCATTGATTTAAAAATATCCATGATGGTTGAATTGGGGGATCATATTGCAGAAGAGACCAGTCCAAGACTGGCTGAAATATTAGTAAAGCGGCTTCTCTCAGGTATGTTTAAAGGAACCCCAGGAATAGCTGAATTCCGACGGGAGAGCGCCGGCATTCATGGCTGGAAGGAAATGAAACAACTGATGGGCAGCTGCGGGCACTATCTTGAAAGGAGAGAAGTAATGTGTCGGCCAATGTAG
- the lysS gene encoding lysine--tRNA ligase: MSANVDTKTDQTALPEEEIFRQRKDKLERLKEEEGYNPYLVERWNREDILSAVRKRFDHLEIDQSDEEVRLKVAGRIMTLRKHGKAMFANLQDETDTMQLYFQLNAMGEESYEFAKKWVDSGDFVGIVGYPFRTRRGELTLLVTKCTLLSKSLRPLPEKWHGLKDTEVRYRQRYLDLMVNPDVRENFRKRSAIIASIRKTLTDHETLEVETPILSLLAGGANARPFKTFHNALGVEMYLRIATELFLKRLIVGMYGRVFEIGKNFRNEGIDTMHNPEFTAMEVYWAYADYNDMMDLTEEIIHNAALAVGDMTVNYQGVELDFGKPFRRATMLDLVKEYAGVDFNTITNDEDARRIGTAHGVELKGTESRFGVLNEMFETFVEDKLIQPTFVIGHPTEISPLAKRDPENPDYTHRFELFICGSEVANAFSELNDPIDQRERFLDQLRKKEAGDEEAHVFDEDFINAIEYGLPPTGGLGIGIDRLVMFLTDSKSIRDVILFPTMRPKA, translated from the coding sequence GTGTCGGCCAATGTAGATACGAAGACAGATCAGACAGCTCTTCCCGAAGAGGAAATATTCCGTCAGCGGAAAGACAAACTTGAAAGGTTAAAAGAGGAAGAAGGATATAATCCGTACCTCGTCGAGCGGTGGAATCGAGAGGATATTTTAAGTGCGGTACGTAAACGTTTTGACCATTTGGAGATAGACCAGAGTGACGAAGAAGTACGTCTCAAGGTAGCTGGTCGAATTATGACTTTGCGCAAGCATGGGAAGGCCATGTTTGCCAATCTGCAAGATGAAACGGATACGATGCAGCTTTATTTCCAGCTTAATGCAATGGGAGAGGAATCCTACGAGTTTGCTAAGAAATGGGTAGATAGCGGAGATTTTGTAGGAATCGTAGGGTATCCCTTTAGAACTCGTCGCGGAGAATTGACCTTATTGGTTACAAAATGTACGCTGCTCTCTAAATCCCTTCGCCCGCTTCCGGAAAAATGGCATGGGCTTAAAGATACGGAGGTTCGCTACCGTCAGCGCTACCTTGACCTTATGGTGAACCCAGATGTGCGGGAAAACTTCAGGAAACGATCAGCGATTATTGCCTCTATAAGAAAAACGTTGACAGATCATGAAACCCTTGAAGTGGAAACGCCCATCCTCTCTCTCTTGGCTGGGGGTGCGAATGCTCGTCCCTTTAAAACCTTCCATAACGCTTTAGGAGTGGAAATGTACCTGAGGATAGCTACGGAGCTTTTCTTAAAGCGGTTAATTGTGGGTATGTATGGCCGAGTTTTTGAAATTGGTAAAAATTTCAGGAACGAAGGAATCGACACAATGCACAACCCCGAATTCACCGCTATGGAAGTGTATTGGGCCTATGCCGATTATAATGACATGATGGATCTTACGGAAGAAATTATTCACAATGCCGCTCTTGCCGTAGGAGATATGACAGTGAATTATCAGGGCGTAGAATTGGATTTCGGCAAGCCTTTCCGAAGGGCTACAATGCTTGATTTAGTGAAGGAATATGCTGGCGTGGACTTTAATACTATTACGAACGATGAAGACGCACGGCGGATAGGGACTGCCCATGGAGTAGAGTTGAAGGGGACGGAGAGCCGTTTTGGGGTCTTGAACGAAATGTTCGAGACTTTTGTTGAAGACAAACTGATTCAACCTACTTTTGTTATAGGGCATCCTACTGAAATTTCCCCATTGGCGAAGCGCGATCCCGAGAACCCTGATTACACTCATCGTTTTGAACTTTTCATCTGTGGGTCTGAAGTAGCCAATGCCTTCAGTGAGCTCAACGATCCTATAGACCAACGGGAGCGATTCCTCGATCAGCTGCGGAAGAAGGAAGCGGGGGACGAAGAAGCTCACGTCTTTGACGAAGATTTTATTAATGCAATAGAATATGGTTTGCCTCCCACTGGCGGCCTTGGGATTGGTATCGACAGACTTGTTATGTTCCTGACGGATTCCAAGTCTATAAGGGATGTCATTCTTTTCCCCACCATGCGCCCGAAAGCATAA